The stretch of DNA AGCTTTTTTGACAGTGAATAACCAAAAACATATATCCTATATTTTCTTGCTTTTCATATCTGCTCCAAAACAAAACTTGATAAACTTGACCTTGACACTCCCCAAGAAGGGATCAGAATGAATTGCGGTGACTACGTAGCAAATATGCATAGAGAATCTCATTCCATGTGTCAGGAACTCCTGGCAAACACCAGTGGATGCAATCTCCATAGTTTTTAGGATCAGCTCTCTGTTCCTTTGTCAAGAGCTTCCCTCTCCGTTCTCCATACACAGTTGTATGTCCATCTTTCCTATATTCTGAGAGTTGTGTAATGTTCAGGAACGTGACATTTTCTCCAACTCTGCTTAGAACATCACCAACTATCTTCATGATTTCTTGATTTGATCCTGTGCCCCAATATGATGGTTTGTCTATTGGATATAACTCATCATAACAGGTTCCATCGCTCCCTGGATTCCACTCCCAGCTCCTGCAAAAGATAACACACCAAAATCACTCTCCTTGTCTTTGGAAATTGAATATGCTTTCTTTAATAACCATCTATGATCTGTTAGTGTTACATACCATAGATGAGTAGGAGACATACTCGTGAAGAAAACTCTTTGCTTCTCGGGATTGATCTTCGTCTTAAACCACTTGGCCCATGTTTCTAACGCCATTTTATAAGCAGTCGTCACATTATACTCTCGGACATCACTGGTATCTCCAAACCTGCatcatatgcatatatatgaGTTTTCCTTCTAGTCTCTTTCTCCAATGCAAACTATTCATATATGGTTTATGCGTTATATAGCTTACGTTGCATTGATCTTAGGTTGATGCATCCACCATACATAGCTCTCAAAGATTAAAACATCAACGCCTTCCCAGCTCTTGCTATGTTTTTCAATGGCGTCGAGGTTAACCAACCTTTTGTGTACTGTATGATTAGTTGCATGATCTGAAATTGATTCCACGATGAAAGGCGCCCAGTAATACTCGATTGATACATTGTATTCCTGATCAATTGCATAAACTTTGGTGTAAGAAACTATATTTGCCTTTTCTTACCATTCATGTTGAAAATCTCTTACTAGGAACATGAGTGTTCTGTATTTATGTACCTCAGCTTTGAAGATCTTCATAGGAGGAATCCTGTGAAAGGACTTCTTCTTGTCAGGGATAACTGACTGCACCATACATACCATTGACTCGAAAGTGCTTCTTTGCACCGAGTCTCCTATGAACATCAGTCTTTTGTTCCTCAACACGTCCAACAGTTTCAGAGCATCGAACCTGAAACATCTCagagattttaaaacattgCTCAAGTTTGGCTTCGCAAGAATcacaatatatgttttttctttaatacctGGGTAAGTCGCATGAGTTTGGTTTCCATCTCCAGTTCTGGTAATAAGAATCAGGCCGTCCGTTTCGTTGACATGTTGTTTGTTTGACTAAATAAGGACAGCTCTTCTCTGTATAAAGAGGGTAAGAGACATTGTCCCAAATCCATTGTCCTTCAAAGACATTGCAGCTCTCATCAAGCTGATCCTCTTTGGTGACGAACACTGCCTCTCTTTGTCTGAAGCCATAGAGTTGGAATATTCGACTCTCGTTACTCTTGAGTTCATCAAGGATCCACCTCACGGAACCTAGAACCAGAAGACTAATAAGGACAACTTGGAAGATGGATTGAATAATCCGTGAATCTGTTGAAGTTTGTATCGACATTTGAAACAGATTTAACGGAAGAAATAGCTCGTttagaacttcttcttcttgctgttGAGCACATGAATCTATGTTTGATGTTTGAAAGAAGCCAATATCTTCACGTACAAGCATCAAAAATTAACTTTGTTCCATGAACCACCAGTTGGTGATCCTTCTCTATTAGGTAGCATGTCcccttttttgttgttgttaattggATCTAAATAGTGATATgatagaaaactaaaaaaaataattttccacGAAGGTCTCGGATTGAATTTTTAGGAGAAACTATTCTCTGATCTGGCCCAGCAAAACTAGTCACCAAAGAAAATCCAGTAATGGCCATAGGAGAGCAATTATGAACGTAACAACCACAAAACAATTAAGATGTTTAGAACAAGCCTGTTCACTTGATGACAAGGCCGAAACAAAACACTTCAAACGTTCACTTTTCTGTACAGTTGACAAGAACCTAATACAGAAACAATCCGATGGGGAAAAGGCTGGAAAAAAAGGCAACCTAGCTTTGCTACTGAAAGAGATGCAAAAAGTTTGACAACGTGATCGCTCCAACCTATGCTAAATACTTCCACGATCTTGGTTAATTACCGTTATCAGATCCATGCCCTGAGCTGTCGCTATCAGAATCTGCATAACAAATGAGGAATGTGAGTAAATCTGGTTTGGAAATGTGATGTTGATAAGGAAAGAACAGAACCAGTTTAAAAAACTTACCACTAGAACACGAGCCTGAGCCACTACTAGAACTATTAGAACTACTTGATCCACCAGCATTTACTTCTTGTCGAACAGGGGATGCCACATGACCTTTTAAAgtgtcaaaaacaaattaaagaagagtTATTGCAGTGGGGCTAAAAGACTAATATAGTAGAGTTTGATACTATCTTATGAATCAAAATCTCACATAATTCAGTACCTTTTGGGGACTTAAGGCCAGTTGTTAGAGTGCTCTGcgaaaatggaagaagaaatattatagtattagCCTAGTACGAGTTATATGAAAGAAGTAAGAGAAGTGAATAACAATTAGTTATTTGCTCTCACCGGTTCTTGGACACTATTGTGAACAGATTCAGCATCTCTTTCTGAGCCCAATGCCAGTTCCTCCTTTTTCTTGCTCAAGCTCTTCTTATATTCAGTGACGAATCTGTAAAGCTCCCAAAGTGTTTCGAGATCAAGACTATCAATATCTAACTCAATCTCATCGTCTTGTTGAGCGAGTTCAGGATTACTCTTCTTTATAATCTGCACAACTGCCTCTAGCTTGTCATAAGGTAACTCCTGAAGGTCCTCACTAAGACTCCGCTTCTCGTCAAATGTCAAGTCCCTGTTTTCAGCTTCAGGCTTCTTCTCGGGTACAACAGTTAGAACTGCAGGTTCCACTGGGTTTGTCATCGATTCTGCTCTCTCCAAAATCCTATTTTCAACTACTTTAGGTGGTGGAGGAGACGAGGAACGTGAAGGAGCACGTAACGGTAATCGCTCTACACTATGAGTGTTCGTTGAAACAGGAGCATGGAAATCAATATCACGGACTGGTGTTTGCCTCCTAGTAAGTAACTCATACTGCTTTTCAAGCGGCGCCCATTTCTCTTCAAACAGATTCAACAAAATCCCAGCCATACTATGCACATCATGCCCAACAGGATTATACAGCATTGCATTGTTAAAAGTAAGTCTAACATCCTCAGCAAACTCCAAAGGTGACTTATACCAACTCTTACTCAACCTAGTCTTCACTGTTCCCAAATCCATAGGCTTCTTAATTATATTGTGATAATCATGTAAACCAAGCCTAACCGTATCAACAGGAGTATTGAAAACCCATCCAGACTTATGCTTCATCAACTTCGTAAGCAAATTGTTGCAGCTCTTCAATATCTGAACCGTACCTTTATCAGTAGCTGCTCCACCACCCTTCTTACCACCGTTCGCTGCTGTTTTGACCTTCTTGTTCGACAGAGGTGGTAGTTCAGCGGACCCAAAACCGCCGGCGAAGTTACCTTGTGGTTCGAGCCGTTTAATCAAGCTTCTAACTTCTTCAAGCTCAGACATTAGTTTCCGTTTCAAGTTCCTAACTTCAAGCTTAGAAATTGAGCTCAAActtatcttcatcatctgatGGTTCTCTTCCGAGCCAAGCGAATTTGACGGAGACACGAGCGGAACCGGTCTCACCGTCGTGGGTTTCGTTcgtttttggcttttgtttccACTATCACTCCATTTATGCTTCGTCTTCGAAACTCCACCGCCGGCTATAGGACCAGACGCCATTGCCACTCGTTGACGATTTCTCCCAAAcgaaaatttagggttttttttagggtttgagcgCCAATACTGTAGATTTCAAACAAGGAATCGAAAAGATCGTGTGAGAGATTTTAGGATCGGTGGTGGTTCATGAACATTCAACTGAGATTGCAACGACGAAAACACAAACCCTAggaagcaaatttttttttggagtcgAGAGAATCGCGTAGATACACGCGCATTGAGCTCACGCGCGTTAAAAGAAACCCGAGAAATTACACATGTGTTAAGTGTGACGGGATATTAACACTCCTACGCGTCCGAAACTAAACCGAACCTAACCGGGGAGAATAGAAACCAGATGTAATAGCCCGGTTTAGTAACAAATTGCAGTTGATTAGTAAAGAGATTTGACTTAATTGAATGTGGCCATGTGCAATTACATTGAGAAACGAAACTTTGATATAAAAACTCGAGAAAAGATCCGAAATTTAAGCAAAAGAATCAACCTCAATAGTTACAAtatcaaaattcacaaaagaagcaaaccaaGAAAATGGCCTTCAAGAACCATTCTTCAAGAACAagtctgtcttcttcttcttcttcttcttccacttcattCAGGTTCACAACAATCATTACATTAGcactcatcttctcttcttcttactaCATCTTCTTCTCACAGTTCGATTACTCTCCGGTGACATTTTCCTCTGTGAATATTCCTCCGTTCGCTGGAGATCTTCGAGACCTTACATTCCCTTGGAACAAACTCTCTCTCGGACCAATCTCCGAGAAGCTAAAACTCGCTGTCTTTTGCAAATCATGGCCTGTTGGTTCGATCCCTGGAGGAATGGAGCGTCACGCTTACACTCTCTACAATTCTCTTGCCTCAAGAGGTCACGAGATTCACGTCTTCACGGTTTCTTCCGACAGAAGTAACCAAGAAGAGTATCACAACAAAGGAGATCTTCATGTCTACTTTGCTCCAAACGAACACGGCACTCTTAACCACTCTCAAGCTTTTGAGATCTTCGACAGAATCAACGGTGCAGATGATCATCATCCCTTCGATTATGTTCATACTGAGAGTGTTTCTCTGCCTCATTGGCGTGTCAAAATGGTTCCTAACGGTGACATAGCTGTGACATGGCACGGTATCTGGTACGAGATTATGCATTCAAATCTCTTCCAAGAGCTTTCGAATGATCGTCCTACTAGCTCTGATCTTCAACAAACGATGCCTAGACTCGTTGATGAGATCAGATTCTTCCCGAGATATAAACAGCACATTTGCATAAGCAACAGCGCGCGTGAGGTTCTCGTTAACATCTATCAGCTTCCTAAGAGAAACGTTCACGTTATAGTCAACGGCGTTGACCAGACCAAGTTTGTGTATTCCCCTAAGTCTGGTGCTACGTTCAGGGCCAAACACGGTGTTCCTGATGGTAATGGGACTGTTATTGTGATGGGTGTCTCTGGACGTTTGGTGAGAGACAAAGGACATCCACTTCTCTACGAAGCGTTTGCTTCGATCGTTAGAACGCACCCGCAAGTGTATCTGCTTGTGGCTGGATCTGGTCCTTGGGGNNNNNNNNNNNNNNNNNNNNNNNNNNNNNNNNNNNNNNNNNNNNNNNNNNNNNNNNNNNNNNNTACATTGAGAAACGAAACTTTGATATAAAAACTCGAGAAAAGATCCGAAATTTAAGCAAAAGAATCAACCTCAATAGTTACAAtatcaaaattcacaaaagaagcaaaccaaGAAAATGGCCTTCAAGAACCATTCTTCAAGAACAagtctgtcttcttcttcttcttcttcttccacttcattCAGGTTCACAACAATCATTACATTAGcactcatcttctcttcttcttactaCATCTTCTTCTCACAGTTCGATTACTCTCCGGTGACATTTTCCTCTGTGAATATTCCTCCGTTCGCTGGAGATCTTCGAGACCTTACATTCCCTTGGAACAAACTCTCTCTCGGACCAATCTCCGAGAAGCTAAAACTCGCTGTCTTTTGCAAATCATGGCCTGTTGGTTCGATCCCTGGAGGAATGGAGCGTCACGCTTACACTCTCTACAATTCTCTTGCCTCAAGAGGTCACGAGATTCACGTCTTCACGGTTTCTTCCGACAGAAGTAACCAAGAAGAGTATCACAACAAAGGAGATCTTCATGTCTACTTTGCTCCAAACGAACACGGCACTCTTAACCACTCTCAAGCTTTTGAGATCTTCGACAGAATCAACGGTGCAGATGATCATCATCCCTTCGATTATGTTCATACTGAGAGTGTTTCTCTGCCTCATTGGCGTGTCAAAATGGTTCCTAACGGTGACATAGCTGTGACATGGCACGGTATCTGGTACGAGATTATGCATTCAAATCTCTTCCAAGAGCTTTCGAATGATCGTCCTACTAGCTCTGATCTTCAACAAACGATGCCTAGACTCGTTGATGAGATCAGATTCTTCCCGAGATATAAACAGCACATTTGCATAAGCAACAGCGCGCGTGAGGTTCTCGTTAACATCTATCAGCTTCCTAAGAGAAACGTTCACGTTATAGTCAACGGCGTTGACCAGACCAAGTTTGTGTATTCCCCTAAGTCTGGTGCTACGTTCAGGGCCAAACACGGTGTTCCTGATGGTAATGGGACTGTTATTGTGATGGGTGTCTCTGGACGTTTGGTGAGAGACAAAGGACATCCACTTCTCTACGAAGCGTTTGCTTCGATCGTTAGAACGCACCCGCAAGTGTATCTGCTTGTGGCTGGATCTGGTCCTTGGGGGAAAAGATACGCGGAGTTAGGTGAAAACGTTAGGGTGTTAGGAGCTTTAGAGCCAGAGGAGCTCTCTGGTTTCTACAACGCGTTAGATGTGTTTGTGAATCCGACGTTGAGACCACAAGGGCTTGATTTGACGATCATTGAAGCGATGCAGTGTGGGAAACCGGTCGTAGCACCTAACTATCCGAGCATTGTTGGGACAGTGGTAGTGGATGAGCGGTTTGGGTACACGTTTTCACCAAACGTGAGATCTCTTGTTGAAACTTTGGACTCTGTTGTAAGAGATGGGTCTAGGGTTTTGGAGATGAAAGGAGTAGCTTGCAAGGAATACGCTCTTTCCATGTTTACAGCTACTCAAATGGCTTCGGCTTATGAGAGATTCTTTATGTGTATGAAGAATGAGAGGTATTGTAAGTATCCTCTTCCCACAGATGATTAAATTTTCATcgttttttgtaatttatttttataaagattctTTTTGTAACTTACTTCGaattattttcttgaattacTATTTGTTTGATCGTCAAGCTCAAGGTTGGGACGACCTTGTACGTTTTTGTAGATTTGTAACGAAACTAATAAGAAGGAAATAGAAAATTTTGAGACATCATAGGTTTCATAGTTTTGATCTCTTAAAGaaagattataaaattgaaGAAGTTGACTTCGATCTTAAATAAAAAGTATAGTTTTCCTTATAACCAGATCTCTGTGTTTCccctgtttcttttttttacttcaatcactatctttctctctctttttttatatatatgtttttgtaattttggtggaCGATGAGGAGAAAGAGTGTATTATATACTATACTttccaaacataattttaaagtGTTTAATCTACACGAGCCACCAAGAGAATCAATACAGGATAGCTTAAACTAATCAGTTTCCCTTTCTCATACTTTATATGTAAAGGCCTCTCTACTAGACTTACTATATAGTGGAATGTATAAGGTACGTAAAGCATGCACAATTCGTAAAATCCGTAACGAAGAGATACATCAATTTATTGGTTACGCCGAACGAACAAACAAggcttacaaaaaaaaataagagaaaaggatCGATATGTTTTCTTCTAAACCGGTTCTTCTCGATCAAGAACAAAATATACATCCTCCAATGTAAATCTACTAATATATTACTTAGTGATGGCGAGGATCGGGACCTCCAGGGCTTAGTCTCATAGACTCATTAAAACCTCTTTCCATTAGCTTCTCCATACTCGCTTTCAACACTTTCTCTGCTTCTCTCATCATGCGCCCTCGTTTAACACCATCTGCGTTTGGAGATCGCTGCTGCAGTGGTCGAGACGCTGATGAAATCGATAAGGAAACACATATCAAGAATAAGCACAGCCAGAATTTCAAGTTAGCCATGTGTTATGTGCTAATGATTTAATTTAGAAAGGTGTTAATGATATTGTAAAGTTGGTATACAATGGTTTTTGTGTATTTTCATCACATGCTTGAGGCATTTATATAGAGAAATGGCATTGGGGGTCATGATGAATCTCATTGAAATGctatacattataaaatagATAAGACGGTCGAgacgagaaaaaaaataaaggcgGTCGTGGGAGGAGATTTATAATCGAGGCTAAATAAGATGCACTTTTTAATACATATGCAATATTCCTTTTGTCAacatataatgataaaaatatatgaaagctaagaaaaatacaaagaatgAAAACTTTTTGAATAATGCATGCGGATAAATTCATTAGTAGATTGTAAATGTATTCATAGTATATACCCACAAAGGAAAattttcaaggaaaaaaaaggtttaagtGTTGAAGATGACATGTGTAATTAGAGTGCCTTTGAATGATAAACCAACTAAACTACTTCATAATATAAAAAGGCAAATATGGGGCACAATTGTGAATGgactcaaattttaaaaagttgttgTAGTTAGAAGTCAATCGAtgccgactttttttttttttttttgggctggCCTTTAGTTTAGTTGACCATTTGAGTTAACTAACGTAACTCCGACGCAAAGGATCTGAGTAACGTCGTATTTTTTTGGTGATTCTATCGACTGAAAATAACCgaagttataattttataacaagATAAATATTGTCACTAATAATGAAAAGCAACCATGAATCTCTGAATACTACTATGTCGATATTATTGAATAgacatttaaaataaataaaagagaacttaGAGAATATTCATGAATCATGAGTTGAGGTCCAAATCACTATCTTTCTCACTTTgattctttaaaattaattatagagaCTAGGACAAAGTCTATCACTCTATTTTATTTCTGTTAATAACAAGTTGAAGACTCTTTATGATATTAAAAAGGTTTATTAACGGAAacgattttggattttgtcttttttttgtgcagaattttttggattttgtcttGGATACAAATGTGGCGCTTTAGTTTTATAGACTAAGTGAAATACCAATTGGAAGCTCGAAGAAAAAGTGATCAAAACACTAACTTCAACCCAactattaaatttatttatcaagagaaaaaagaaaaaaaatctattgaagAGACAAGAATAGACAGACGAAATACCTAattttttagattgttttaaatATGCTTAGATTGGATTACAAGAATCTTAGATTTTACGATGGAGATACGATTTGTATAGTACTGGTTTATTTAGATACTCAAGATTCTCTGATATATACTCTATGTATTCATATATTGTttaccaaattacaaaataggttatggAAACATGTATTGCAAAGATAAATTGATGGTAGTCTAACTCTTTTCGTCAATTTGATGCTAAGACAATAACCGTATATCAATCATCTAAACATCCcagtttttgtttaaaacacGTCTCTACTCTCTCTACCTAAACCGCTACATGGCCGAAAGCAATATACGTTACATAACTTGACGGACCTATATATAATGTCATTGTTTAACACATTGATAAAGTATTGATACAAACTACTATATTACATAGAAATTAAACGTTATTTGTTTATctattttaacctttttaacGTATTTCTACTTCTGATAGGtatgtaaattattttgttcttgctataatatgaatttttttccgTTGACAAGtgaatatttatcattttttaatacATGCAGAGGTATGTGCTCGTTTgtcaataaaataaacatatccATTTCTTTATCGTCCGTTCGTGGACcagaaaatcattttttaatacgTTTGTGGAACATTTTAACCATACCTCATTTGATAAATTTAGAAACACTTTGCGAGTTGGACCAATACCACATGAAACACCATGgtattaaaacaatattttcttaacaCACTTCtcaattctttatttatttatttcaacactaatctaaaaagaaaactcaTATAACCAATCTATACATGATTAATTATGGGTTATAAACTCATAACAAACGGGCAAACACATGTAAAAGGAACAAATATTTAGAATcctacaaaaataccaaaacatttGTTGGATTGTATGCAACCCAATACGTGGTAGTCTAGTAATATCCACGATCCTCCTAAAACTGTATAGTTTCACACTCTATTTTTGAACGATTTACACCTTTCGTAATTGTATATTCTACTGGATAGTCCTAGACACTTCAAACAAAACTTTTCTAGCTAGAAAACTATCGTTTCACAAAAAGGTACATATGATATGAGTAACAACTGAAATCCAAAATGAGACCCCTTGAATAAAAATAGCACTATCTAAGACTCTAAGTACTAAAGTATAGTCGGTCCTCTCCGATGAGTAAGTGTTATGAATGGTATTAGACGTAAACTAACTACTACCTCCCTTAAGTGGTCCTCACTCCTCTGGACGGCACTTTCTTACATAACGCACTTCAACTCTTCTTACTTATTTTATCCAACTTTTTCATTCCATTTAGCtagaaaatataactaaaataattatatttatattcttttgtCTAGTGTATATGCTTGTATGTCAATTATCTTTTGAGTTAAATAACAATCATAGGATTAAAATGGATCATGATAGCTGAAAAGAAGATAAGTTAAAGAAATCTCTAATGCATGACGGTTTGATATGCATAGAGTCACTCAGGTCACAACTTTATTACAAACCTTTTTCTTGAAAAAGGAATTGGTAAGAACAAATCAATCAAGGTGTTGCTTTGCTGTAAAGTCAAAccatttttgtaagaaaatgatACTTTTCGAAACTTGAAATATCACTTTGTCAGATTAACAATTTGATTTATGCTATACATATAAGTGAGTTttccaagaaagaaagaac from Camelina sativa cultivar DH55 chromosome 9, Cs, whole genome shotgun sequence encodes:
- the LOC104712920 gene encoding protein trichome birefringence-like 31, giving the protein MLVREDIGFFQTSNIDSCAQQQEEEVLNELFLPLNLFQMSIQTSTDSRIIQSIFQVVLISLLVLGSVRWILDELKSNESRIFQLYGFRQREAVFVTKEDQLDESCNVFEGQWIWDNVSYPLYTEKSCPYLVKQTTCQRNGRPDSYYQNWRWKPNSCDLPRFDALKLLDVLRNKRLMFIGDSVQRSTFESMVCMVQSVIPDKKKSFHRIPPMKIFKAEEYNVSIEYYWAPFIVESISDHATNHTVHKRLVNLDAIEKHSKSWEGVDVLIFESYVWWMHQPKINATFGDTSDVREYNVTTAYKMALETWAKWFKTKINPEKQRVFFTSMSPTHLWSWEWNPGSDGTCYDELYPIDKPSYWGTGSNQEIMKIVGDVLSRVGENVTFLNITQLSEYRKDGHTTVYGERRGKLLTKEQRADPKNYGDCIHWCLPGVPDTWNEILYAYLLRSHRNSF
- the LOC104712922 gene encoding transcription factor GTE3, chloroplastic-like, with product MASGPIAGGGVSKTKHKWSDSGNKSQKRTKPTTVRPVPLVSPSNSLGSEENHQMMKISLSSISKLEVRNLKRKLMSELEEVRSLIKRLEPQGNFAGGFGSAELPPLSNKKVKTAANGGKKGGGAATDKGTVQILKSCNNLLTKLMKHKSGWVFNTPVDTVRLGLHDYHNIIKKPMDLGTVKTRLSKSWYKSPLEFAEDVRLTFNNAMLYNPVGHDVHSMAGILLNLFEEKWAPLEKQYELLTRRQTPVRDIDFHAPVSTNTHSVERLPLRAPSRSSSPPPPKVVENRILERAESMTNPVEPAVLTVVPEKKPEAENRDLTFDEKRSLSEDLQELPYDKLEAVVQIIKKSNPELAQQDDEIELDIDSLDLETLWELYRFVTEYKKSLSKKKEELALGSERDAESVHNSVQEPSTLTTGLKSPKGHVASPVRQEVNAGGSSSSNSSSSGSGSCSSDSDSDSSGHGSDNGN
- the LOC104712923 gene encoding uncharacterized protein LOC104712923 encodes the protein MAFKNHSSRTSLSSSSSSSSTSFRFTTIITLALIFSSSYYIFFSQFDYSPVTFSSVNIPPFAGDLRDLTFPWNKLSLGPISEKLKLAVFCKSWPVGSIPGGMERHAYTLYNSLASRGHEIHVFTVSSDRSNQEEYHNKGDLHVYFAPNEHGTLNHSQAFEIFDRINGADDHHPFDYVHTESVSLPHWRVKMVPNGDIAVTWHGIWYEIMHSNLFQELSNDRPTSSDLQQTMPRLVDEIRFFPRYKQHICISNSAREVLVNIYQLPKRNVHVIVNGVDQTKFVYSPKSGATFRAKHGVPDGNGTVIVMGVSGRLVRDKGHPLLYEAFASIVRTHPQVYLLVAGSGP
- the LOC104712924 gene encoding uncharacterized protein LOC104712924 produces the protein MAFKNHSSRTSLSSSSSSSSTSFRFTTIITLALIFSSSYYIFFSQFDYSPVTFSSVNIPPFAGDLRDLTFPWNKLSLGPISEKLKLAVFCKSWPVGSIPGGMERHAYTLYNSLASRGHEIHVFTVSSDRSNQEEYHNKGDLHVYFAPNEHGTLNHSQAFEIFDRINGADDHHPFDYVHTESVSLPHWRVKMVPNGDIAVTWHGIWYEIMHSNLFQELSNDRPTSSDLQQTMPRLVDEIRFFPRYKQHICISNSAREVLVNIYQLPKRNVHVIVNGVDQTKFVYSPKSGATFRAKHGVPDGNGTVIVMGVSGRLVRDKGHPLLYEAFASIVRTHPQVYLLVAGSGPWGKRYAELGENVRVLGALEPEELSGFYNALDVFVNPTLRPQGLDLTIIEAMQCGKPVVAPNYPSIVGTVVVDERFGYTFSPNVRSLVETLDSVVRDGSRVLEMKGVACKEYALSMFTATQMASAYERFFMCMKNERYCKYPLPTDD
- the LOC109126593 gene encoding CLAVATA3/ESR (CLE)-related protein 1 codes for the protein MANLKFWLCLFLICVSLSISSASRPLQQRSPNADGVKRGRMMREAEKVLKASMEKLMERGFNESMRLSPGGPDPRHH